DNA from Athene noctua chromosome Z, bAthNoc1.hap1.1, whole genome shotgun sequence:
GGCATTTCTGATTATACAATATATCCCTGACGTTGTTACAAACAGACCCAatatttagcatttaaaaaagaagggggggggggggagaaaaacaataaaagaaacagCAGCTGTTTCTATGTGATGTCAGAGAACAGGTGTGATACAAATCTCCATACCAGCGCAATCATATTGATCTCCTGATGATGCACGCATGAAGCACATGTGCAAACGTTATCGACCCATCCGGCATCTCATTTCCAGGAATACGGCCTGAAAATGCCTCTCTATAATTGAAAACATTATCAGGATAAACACTGTATTGGCCAATTATTATAGAACACATGCAAACTGAGTAAGAAAAGGTGAGCCTGCCTCCGCAGCACGCCTGGCATCGGCACCCGCCGCGCTTGGGCGAGCatcggcccggccccggcgccgccgcgggCTCCGCGCTCCTTCCCGCGGTGTGCGGCGGCGGTGCGACGGCGGCGCCccgcggggcgaggcgggggggaCCCGGGAGGGGGGACCCGGGAGGGGGGACCCGGGAGGGTGCGGCAAGGGCAGCCAGGCCTCCGACCCCCGCCTCGGCGGGCTCCGCGCCCTCTCctccgctccccgcgccgggccgagcccagcccctgcccccgccaggcaggggcagccccgcgcCTCCCGGCTGAGccgtgccggggcggggggacaccaGTCCCTCGGGACACCTTGCGCCCAGGATCCGTCCCCTCCGGGAGGAGGGGCGGGTTTTGAAACTGGCCTTTCATTTGCGGCTCGGGGGTAAGGGGTGTTCTGCCATTACTTGTTAATGTCGTCTGCCATTAGAGGGCACTAAGCAACCCTGCTTTAacccggcggcggggagggagaggcgggagggcgggggaGGGAGAGAGTGGCACCAATTTGGGAAAAGATTGAAAAGGATGTGGAGTCCCGGAGCTCCTGAACTGCTCAAAATGCCCGTGCGCTGCTCAGGACGATGAtcgtaataataataacaaaaaaaaaaaaaaaaatgcagcgaGGTCAATCATTTACCAGTCTGCTTCTTAATGCGTGTGACCGCAGGTGGTACCGAGGGACATTGTGATTCATGCCCACTTTCAAAGCAGGACCAGGGCCCGGTCTGAGGCACCCAAACAACTGTCTTCTAATATTAGCACGGCTGTATTTCTGGATCTATTATAGTCTGTCCAGACAGATCCCATTGTAATGGGATCTTTTATTAAAAGATTAGCACTATCTCCTGCAGTtggtggaaaaaaatctgttatcaCTGAGTTATTTGCAGTtgtggggagggggcgggcagtGGGGGGAGCCGGAGggcgggagcggggaggaggggtgtggggagggcCGGGCGGAgggcgcgggcggccgcggcgcaCCGGCCCCTGACCCGGCACTGTCCGGGCATTCCTGTCTGCATACTTCGCAGTCTGTTGTGCTTTGGTGGCTCAGAAAAGCGAAAGAATCGAAATTAAAAAGGCAGCTTTTGAATAAACAATACCATTTTCCGTTAAGTAATCGTTTTGTATAAAAGGAAATATCGCCTACTCAGTTTCATTCAGCGGTGCCAAAAAATGTTATAAATGAGAGACCGCCAACTTTTCTAAGGGGAGAATAATGCCAGACTGTGCTTAATAAACTAGTGCCCTAGAAGTTCATTATCGATGTTGCAATCTTTTCTGATTCTGAAAGGAGACCGCCTACGTCGCCCCCATTCCCGTCTCGTCCTCCCGGACTCCCATGAAAAGGCTGTCACTTGGGCACAGCCCTAGGTATTGAACTTTtatttggggttggttttttgttttttgttttttttttccttttttgttttaaggttTGGGGTTGGtcggggtttggggtttttcggGGCCGAGTCCCGCCGAGCGAGCTGTGTGCGCACCACCCGCCTCCCGCCCGTCGGAGGTGCGGGGAGTGGGATTTATTCTTAGCTGCCACTTCGCGCGGGGACGGCAGAGCCCCGCGGCCGCGGAACCGACCCCGGGCGGCCAGGCGCTGCTCCGCGCCCCGGCAGCCTCCGCACCTCCGCGCACCCGCCCGCGCTgtcgggaaggggggggggggggggggcggcagggggaCAAGGGGCGCCCCTTGGGCGGCCGCGACCCCCGCGGGTCTCCAGCCCGCCGCGCGCCTCCCCCCTTGCGCGGGTGCGGCCggctccgcgggcgcggcggccgggGCTTGCGCTGCCTCCGCTGCTGCGCGAACAGCTCCGGCGTCTCCGCCGCGCAGGGCTGGCGTGGGGCTGCGCGGGTGCGCGCTTGTGTGTGCGTGCACCTAGAGCAGATCACTGGAGAGGGTTTCCAGAAGGTGGAAAATGTCACCTGATTCACACTGAACTTTTTAAATCTCCCCACCCCcgagcagacacacacacacacattaggAGACCGCCCACCGCAGACAGCTAGGACCCCCGTATAGATTTAAAGAGAGACTGCATTCACAGCCTGACGTTCATTCAATAGAGCGATCATAAGCAGGCTGGCTAGTGCTCGCTCCCTCTCCCTACTCCCCCTCACGCCGTTTCTGTGTCTCTCACTCCCTGCTATGCTGAGGATGTTAAATCAGAGAATCCACCCGGGCGTGCTCTTACTCCTGATGTTTCTGTGCCACTTCATGGAAGATCACACAGTGCAGGGTAAGACCAGACTGTTTATTCGCAGATATGtttctttattattactattcTGTCTGTCGGGCATGGTTTAATTCGCTCGCGGTGTTAAACGCCCCTCTCCAAGGTCCAACCGGACAGAAGTTAACTGTGGGCATGGGATTGCTTTGTACCGAGGTGCTGAGGTTTGATTTAGATACCTTTTTGATCGGATCTTCGCGCTGCTCTGCATAGGCACAGAGGACAGATGAGGATGTTTCTTGGTATTTATTGTTATTATGCAGCTTGAATGAAGAGCAGCATCGCGAGGGAACTTTCCCACTCTCGGCTCCCGAATGAGTGCTCAAAGTTTGTTGCTAATTTAGCTCAGATTTTTATCTCGCCTGCCTGATGGAAGGAGAGGTGGAGATGGGGAGCCCCACGATTACAGATGACATTTTTAGAAACCATTAAGTGGTCATTTTCCGGACATTCCTTTGATATTGGGAAttcctcctccctctttttttttttttttttttggtgaataaaTATTAGTGTTGTAAATTCTCCAGCACTGAAGAGTATGCttaaatgttgtctttttttttttttttcatgcgaACAAAACAAACCCGAACCTGATATTGACAACTCTTAAGAGCCCTCTTTCGACACAAGGGAATATTGTTTTTTAGTTTTGGGGCTTTTCCCCCTTATCTTGACCGTGTTTCAGCCACATCCTGGATGTTTTACCTTTgcttcgttttttttttttccctttttttttcttttctccctcactACCAAACTAGAGCATAAATTAATCTAAGGTAGGCAAGTGCAAgatgcaaaactttttttttttttttttaaaaaaaagggcgTTGTTTGTTCAATGATTTTTAGCGGGAGGTGGGGGTGGAATCTTCTCCCGCGCCCACCGACATGTCAGCTGGCCGATCCTGACCCCTCGCTGCGGTACATTCCCATCGGAATAAGGAGGCAGGATCGAGCCGTGGCTGGATTAGTACCAGAATCAATTGGTATTGAGTTGCTGGAGAAGTCACATTGGTTATTCACGAGAGACTCATCCCAACCAAAACTCTCCAGCTAAAAAAGGGGGAGTTTCTTGGACTGATGTTCTTGGCTTGACTCCACAAATAACAGGGatactagtttaaaaaaaaaaaaaaaaaaggcacaaaaattcCCCAAATCAACAAAACCCACTCTATCCGCTTTAAGGACAGCGTACGTTCCTCTGAAATACTTGTTGGAGAGATGGCACCTATAACTTTTCCAGCTCTATCGATTTTTAAAACTCTGTAGGGACGTCCTAATGTATGTGCCCTTGTATTTTACATACTTTGCTCGGTTTTTTGGAGCTCTGCTGACTTATGTTAGTGAGGGAAAGACGTCTGTTAATAGAAGCAGCAAAATGTGGAGATTTCGAAAGACTTCGCTAACAGCAAATGTTCCCAGTTCGTGCAGATTGCAAAATGGGCTGGGACTGAAACTCTGTGCGGCACTAAAACAATGCTGCTGTGCAGCCGCGGTGAGGAGAAGAtggcagggggaggaggaaggaatttGCAAGCgcgattttctttttattcccttttaaaTGCACATCCTTTTCAAGTCTCTGTCACGTGCCGGCAGTGCTCCTTCTGCTCTACATATGGAATAAATACCTCCAAAAACTGCCTCGTCCTGTTTTGATAGGGTCTGTTCTTTCTTCCTGGGTTTGTTTCGGTTTGttcttttgtggtttgttgttttggtttgtttttttgtttttgttggggtttgggttggttttggtttgggttttgttttttgtggtttttttttaaaatttaaactgcGCTCCAAAATGGGCCGGAGTAGCTGCGGGTTATGAAATGGGACAAATAAAAGTAAACAGTCTAGTAAAAGTCATTGCAAGGAGCACGTGTTGTGTCTGGGTCACTGGCAACTGCCACTGATCCGGCTGGGtgtcctccccgttctcccccccccccccccccgcagctgggAACTGCTGGCTCCggcaggcgcggaacggccgctgCCAGGTCCTCTACAAAACCGACCTCAGCAAGGAGGAGTGCTGCAAGAGCGGCCGCCTGACAACTTCGTGGACGGAAGAGGACGTCAACGACAACACGCTTTTTAAGTGGATGATTTTTAATGGGGGAGCCCCAAACTGCATTCCGTGCAAAGGTGAGAGGGTGCTGGCGAGCTACTCCTTGCTGAGGAGCGGTTCGGGCAGGGactgggctggaggaggaggagtggggaaggagctggagggggggggggggggggggcagcgcggtCCTCCCGCATCCTTCCTTGGTGGGGCTTTGAGGGGTGTCTCGTACCAGACCCGGGATCAGTGAGGGGACCCCCGTTTCTGCCTAGCCGCCATGCACAtcgcggggaggagggggagacTTCCCCTCCAACCCGCCCTCAGTGGCGGGGAGAATTTCCTTCGAGTGGTGTTTCCTGGAGGTGGAGGGGAAAGGCATTTTCTCTTTATGCCCAGGGGTCGCGGCGcggtgtctctttttttttttttctttaagcagttTTGTCACCAGGTCTGTTCTGCACGCTCGGTGCTAAAGTGGTGCCTCTTTCCTTCCATCAGAAACGTGCGAGAACGTGGACTGTGGACCCGggaagaaatgtaaaatgaaCAAGAAGAACAAACCTCGGTGTGTTTGTGCTCCGGATTGCTCTAATATCACTTGGAAGGGCCCCGTGTGTGGCTTAGATGGGAAAACCTACAGGAACGAGTGTGCCCTTCTCAAAGCCAGATGTAAAGAACAGCCTGAACTTGAAGTCCAGTATCAGGGCAAATGCAAAAGTAGGTTTGCAAATCTAATCCCATCTCCCTCAAATGCCAAAGGGTGTGTGTCTGAGTGTAGGGAGGAGGAGCTGTTGGACGTACTTCCCCACAGGAACCAGAGTGATGTTCCAAATGCTGGGAGACAGTAACAAAACTACACTCAACAAGCAAGGACATAGCTGGATTGAGAGTTCCCCACAGTCTAGCAGCACTTGCGTCCCACCAGCTACCCTGAGATGGGAAGGTTTCCTTCAGCAGCCCTTAAATGAGAAGAGCTGCTGAAGGCTTTTATCTGGTCATTGGTTTAATTGTGTCACCCATTCACTCCTCTTCACTCCTCACCGGGGCTCTGGCATCTCCTACTAATCACTGTTTTCGTCTTTATTTCAGAGACCTGTAGGGATGTTTTATGCCCAGGCAGCTCCACGTGTGTGGTTGACCAAACTAATAATGCCTACTGTGTGACATGTAATCGAATTTGCCCAGAGCCTACCTCCCCCGAACAGTATCTCTGTGGGAATGACGGCATAACTTACGCCAGTGCCTGCCACCTGAGGAAAGCTACCTGCCTACTGGGCAGATCCATTGGATTAGCCTACGAAGGAAAATGCATCAGTAGGTATCTCAGTCGGAGGGTAAGGGTGGGGGGGAGCTTCCTCAATCAGCTGTTTCAGTGTATCATGTGTGCGGTCAGATGGATGTAGTtaggctggggaggaggagagactTCCAGCAGCCTGCATTAGTGCTTCCCTTCAGGGAAAGGAGAACCAGGGTGAGCTTTCCCCCAAAAAAGATTGCAGAAGGGATGAGGGAGTAGAGAGCCTGATCCTGCTTCTCTTGTTCTCACTGTGGGTGCTGACATTAGTATCCAAGGGAGAGTACCCACTATTAAATAGATGATGACATGGTTATGGTATAACAAGGTCTCGATATTCAGTGGATCTGAATTCCTGGAAACAATTGTCTTCAAGTGGTCTTGGCAAAGCTTACGTTAACTAAATTGGAAACATCTGATCACTTTTTCCTCTTTAGAAATATTAGAGAGTTTGGAGACAGTGAGTGAagataggaaaataatttctgtacaTCTTGGCACTTTGTATCGTAATTTCCAGGAAGGACTGATAGTAAAGCATGTCGTAAGGAAGCATCATCAGGGCAGCCTCTGCTCCCCAAAACTGCTGGGGGTTTGCGGGAGTCTCAGGCTGATTTTAGTTGGCATAGGTCGAGGTGAATTCCCTTTCCAGTCTTGTAGACAACTACTCTGTGTGGGttagtttaaaaataactgatttaGAAATGCTGAATGTGTTGGCAAATTCTGCACTTACTGCTAATTTGGGGAGCTGAGTTTCCACTGACATCAAACAGAGCAGGGAAGTCGTGTACAATAGGCAAATGTAATTCTGTATTCCCAGGGACAAGCTTTGCTGGCACAGCTGTCTTTCCTCCCCCACATATAGACGGGCAATGGTGTCCAAGGGACTACTTGCTTGAGCAAAATCAGCAAGTATCATCACATCTACTGCATCTGAGCTTTTGCCTATTCACGGTTCACAGGGAAAAGGGAGTTTGGAGTTGTctgttgttgcttttcttttttctttgtcttttcactTACCTCTAGTATCCTGTATATATTTTTAGAAGCCAAATCCTGTGAAGACATTCAGTGCAGTGCTGGGAAGAAATGCTTGTGGGATTTTAAGGTTGGCAGAGGTCGGTGCGCCCTCTGCGATGAGCTGTGCCCTGAAAGCAAGTCAGATGAGGCAGTCTGTGCCAGCGATAACACAACTTACCCAAGCGAGTGTGCCATGAAGGAGGCAGCCTGCTCCATGGGTGTGCTTCTAGAAGTAAAGCACTCCGGATCTTGCAACTGTAAGTGAGATTTTTAACTCTGCAGACACTTAAAGCTTCTGAAGGCAATCCCTAGGTAATGAAGACTTACACCTTCAAACATAAGAAAGCTTGATTTAGAGATCTGAGATGTGGTACAGGTGCCGTATGTTAACTATCATGCACACACTTTAATTACTGATAAAATGCGATAGATCTCCAACAACCAGTTGGCCTTCAAGTTGGGTTTTTGGGGCTATTCTCAGGTCAAGTCATTCTGCCAGAAAGGGGTTGCCCTAGGAGTGTAAttctagtgatttttttcctactttgtcTGCTCTCGTGTGTTTCACTGATTGCTTTATTAACACCTGGATAAACTCTAACTCGGTCCAAAAGAACAAGTTTAATGGTAGCACATGGGCATCTGGCTTAGCACAGTTGCCCCTACTAACTCTGAATGAAGGACACAAAGCAGTTAAACCTAGAACACAAGAGCGCTTTTTATTTGATTTCAGGAATCTGCCAATAAAACCTGAGCCATTGATTCTTCAGAACTTTCTGCAGTTATGACTTCATAGATTATGTATAAAAAACCTTATTGCATAACAGCAGATGCCAAATAGCATCTCACTACAAGTCACATAAAATGCAACGCTGTATTATGGCTGTTCAGAGGGCTTTGAAAACAtgcactgagctgcttctgcGCTGTTGTTGTCCTTATTTAAACAACAGCTCCCCTGTATTCCCCCATCTAGCCATTAATGAAGACCcagaggatgaagaggaagatgaagaccAGGACTACAGCTTTCCTATATCTTCCATTCTAGAGTGGTAAAACCTCCATCACTATTGGAACAGCCATTGGGCACGAAATCAATGTCCATACTGTAAATAAGTGTATGCTTAtttattttggggagaaaaaaaaagtatacataTAGTTGAGTCTCGTAGACATTTATTTATACTGTGTCATGTTTTATAATTTATACATAAAATGTCTGGTTGACTGTACACCTTGTTTTTTGAAGAAATTTATTCGTTACGGGAAGAGCAGTGTTATTTATTGTGAAGTCTCTTGCTTGTAAagtaaagcttttcttttttcttg
Protein-coding regions in this window:
- the FST gene encoding follistatin isoform X1, whose product is MLRMLNQRIHPGVLLLLMFLCHFMEDHTVQAGNCWLRQARNGRCQVLYKTDLSKEECCKSGRLTTSWTEEDVNDNTLFKWMIFNGGAPNCIPCKETCENVDCGPGKKCKMNKKNKPRCVCAPDCSNITWKGPVCGLDGKTYRNECALLKARCKEQPELEVQYQGKCKKTCRDVLCPGSSTCVVDQTNNAYCVTCNRICPEPTSPEQYLCGNDGITYASACHLRKATCLLGRSIGLAYEGKCIKAKSCEDIQCSAGKKCLWDFKVGRGRCALCDELCPESKSDEAVCASDNTTYPSECAMKEAACSMGVLLEVKHSGSCNSINEDPEDEEEDEDQDYSFPISSILEW
- the FST gene encoding follistatin isoform X2, encoding MLRMLNQRIHPGVLLLLMFLCHFMEDHTVQAGNCWLRQARNGRCQVLYKTDLSKEECCKSGRLTTSWTEEDVNDNTLFKWMIFNGGAPNCIPCKETCENVDCGPGKKCKMNKKNKPRCVCAPDCSNITWKGPVCGLDGKTYRNECALLKARCKEQPELEVQYQGKCKKTCRDVLCPGSSTCVVDQTNNAYCVTCNRICPEPTSPEQYLCGNDGITYASACHLRKATCLLGRSIGLAYEGKCIKAKSCEDIQCSAGKKCLWDFKVGRGRCALCDELCPESKSDEAVCASDNTTYPSECAMKEAACSMGVLLEVKHSGSCN